The DNA segment CCAGCGCCTGAAGGGTAAGGAAGGGCGCTTCCGCGGTAGCCTGTCCGGAAAGCGGGTGAACTTCTCCGCCCGAACCGTCATCTCGCCGGACCCGACGCTCTCGCTCAACGAGGTTGGCGTGCCCGACCGAGTCGCCACGGAGATGACCCAGACGATGCTCGTCACCGAGCGCAACGTCGAGGAGGCGCGTCGCTACGTCGCGAACGGGCCGAACACGCACCCCGGCGCGAACTACGTCCGCCGCCCCGACGGGCGGCGACTGAAGGTGACCGAGAAGAACGCCGAGGCGCTGGCCGGGATGACCGAGCAGGCCGACGAGGAGGGCGTTCAAACTGTGGGCCCCGGCTGGGAGGTCAACCGCCATCTCGTCGACGGCGACATCATCATCTTCAACCGCCAGCCATCGCTCCACCGGATGTCCATCATGGCCCACGAGGTCGTGGTCATGCCGTACAAGACGTTCCGACTGAACACCGTCGTCTGTCCGCCGTACAACGCCGACTTCGACGGCGACGAGATGAACATGCACGCCTTACAGAACGAGGAGGCCCGTGCGGAGGCCCGCGTCCTCATGCGCGTCCAGGAGCAGATCCTCTCGCCCCGCTTCGGTGAGAACATCATCGGCGCCATCCAGGACCACATCTCTGGAACCTACCTGCTGACCCACGACAACCCGCACTTCAACGAGACGCAGGCACTCGACCTCCTGCGGGCGACCCGGGTCGACGAACTGCCCGAGCCCGACGGCGTCGACGAGGACGGGGTCGAGTACTGGACCGGCCACACCGTGTTCTCGGAGCTGTTGCCGGACGACCTGACCGTCGAGTTCACCGGGACCGTCGACGACGTCGTCATCGAGGACGGCCAGCTCGTCTCCGGCACCATCGCCGAGGACGAGGTCGGCGGCTTCGGCGGGGAGATCGTCGACACGATCACGAAGGCCTACGGCAACACCCGTGCACGCATCTTCATCAACGAGCTGTCGACGCTCGCCATGCGGACGATCATGCACTTTGGCTTCTCGATCGGGATCGACGACGAGACGATCGAACCCGAAGCGCGCGAGCAGATCGACGAGACGATCGACGAGGCCTACGAGCACGTCCAGGAGCTGATCGAGGCCTACGACAACGGCGAGCTCGAGAGCCTGCCTGGACGCACCGTCGACGAGACGCTCGAGATGAAGATCATGCAGGCGCTCTCGCGTGCGCGTGACAACGCCGGGACGATCGCGGAGGAGCACTTCGAGTCGGACAACCCGGCAGTCGTCATGGCCGAATCCGGCGCCCGCGGATCGATGCTCAACCTCACCCAGATGGCGGGATCGGTCGGCCAGCAGGCGGTTCGCGGCGAGCGCATCAACCGCGGCTACGAGGACCGAACGCTGAGTCACTACAAGCCAAACGACCTCTCCGCGGAAGCCCACGGGTTCGTCGAGAACTCCTACACGGCCGGACTCACGCCGCGTGAGTTCTTCTTCCACGCGATGGGTGGTCGCGAGGGGCTGGTCGACACGGCAGTTCGAACCTCGAAGTCCGGCTACCTGCAGCGTCGTCTCATCAACGCGCTCTCGGAACTCGAAGCGCAGTACGACGGTACCGTCCGGGACACCTCCGACACCATCGTCCAGTTCGAGTTCGGCGAGGACGGCACCTCCCCGGTCAAGGTCTCCTCCGGCGACGACTTCGACATCGACGTCGAGACGATCGCCGATCGCGTCATCGAGTCCGAGTTCGAAGACGAGGCCGAGAAGTCGCAGTTCCTCGGAAGCGAGCCGCGACAGACGAACCTCTCCGAACACGCGGACGATCGACTCGTCGAGAACGCGGGGGTGAGCTCCGATGACTAGCGCGAGCGCGCTCGGGCTCGACGACGACGTCGAAGCCGTCGTCGAAGATACGGCGCTTCCGCCGCGACTCAAAGAACGCGTCTACGAGACGTTGGCCGACCGCGACGGTGTGACCGTCGAACAGGCCGACGAGGTCGCACGTGCCGTCGAGAACCGGTACCTGGACACGCGGGTCGACCCGCTCGATCCGGTCGGAACGGTCTCGGCGCAGTCGATCGGCGAACCGGGAACCCAGCTGACGATGAACACGTTCCACTACGCGGGCGTCGCGGAGATCGACGTCACGCAGGGACTGCCGCGACTCATCGAACTGGTCGACGCCCGGAAGACGCCTGATACGCCGATGATGACGGTCCACTTAGAAGAGGAGTACGCTACCGAACGCGAGATGGCCCACGAGGTCGTCTGGAACTTAGAGGCGACGAAGATCCTCGCGCTGGGCGACGTCTCGACCAACGTCGCCGACATGCGCGTCGTCATCTCGCTCAACGCCGATACGTTACAAGAGCGGATGATCACGGCCGAGGAGGTCGCCGAGATCATCGAAGACCAGCTCGGCGTGAAGACGGTCCAGAACGGGACGACCGTCGAGTTCGGCCCGGAAGAACCGTCCTACCGGGATCTCCTCCAGCTCGTCGAGGAGCTGCGCGACATCACGTTCAAGGGGATCGAGGACATCTCGCGGGTCGTCATCCGCCGTGAAGAGATGGACGAGTCGCCGTTCGACGCGGACGAGGAGTTCGTCCTCTACACCGAGGGGTCGGCCTTCGGCGACGCGCTCGCGATCGAGGGTGTCGACGCGACGCGGACCACGTGTAACAACATCCACGAGATTCACCGCAACCTCGGCATCGAGGCCGCTCGCGAGACCATCATCGAGGAGACCCACAACACGCTGGCCGAGCAGGGTCTCGACGACGTCAACGTCCGCCACCTGATGCTGGTCGCGGACATCATGACCAACGAGGGAACGATCGAATCCATCGGTCGTCACGGCATCTCCGGTGCGAAAGACTCTGTGCTGGCACGGGCCGCCTTCGAGGTGACGGTCAACCACCTGCTCAACGCCGCGATCCACGGCGAGGTCGACAAACTACAGGGCGTCACCGAGAACGTTATCGTCGGCAAGCCGATCAAACTCGGGACCGGCGACGTCGACCTCCGGATGGGGTCGTCGAAGAGCCGCTCCGACTGATGGACCTGACGCTCGACGACGAGGCGCGCCGGTATCTCGCCCTCTTCGAGGACGTGACCGGCGCTCCGGGTCGGGACTGTATTCACATCGACGATCGGCTGGTAATCGTCGTCGCGCGCGGTCACATCGCGGAGGCGATCGGCCGTGGCGGCGAGACGGTCGAACGGTTCGAAGATCGCGTCGACGTGCCGGTCAGACTCGTCGAGTACGCCGACGACCCGGCCGACTTCGTCGCCAACGCGCTCGCGCCCGCCGCAGTGTACAACGTTACGATGAGCGAAAACGATGGGACGGTGGCGTACGTCGAGGTGGCGGACGAAGACCGCGGCGTGGCGATCGGGCGGGACGGTCGGACGATCGAGACCGCACGGATGCTGGCCGCCCGTCACTTCGACATCGACGACGTCCAGTTGACGTGACCGGGTCGGTCGCGTATCCGTCCGACCGTTTTCGGACGCTTTCAATCAGGGTACCGCGGGTGCTGACTTCTTTCTCTCTCACTCTCTCTGCTTCGTGGTGACAATTCGCACGTCCTGGTCGACACGTTCCGTTCGAACAGGTCCGGTCGGATGAGAATGCTTATGGGGACGAACACGGCATTCACGTGATAGATACGTGCCGCTCGATCGGCGTCGACGATCGATTTCCCCTCCAGAATCATGGCCTTACGCACCGTCCTCCTCGTAACCGTCCTCCTCGTCTCGCTCGGGTTCGTCGGGACGTGTGCGGTCTGTCTCGACCGCTCTCGCGTCCGACACACCGTGGGTACCGTTCGGCCCCGACTCCGCGACATCGCTCCGTACGTCGGCGTCGCGGCCGGCTTTCTCCTCCTGAAGTTCCTCTTCTCGGAGCACCTGGTCCGTCTCTCGATGTGGATCGGCTGGGACGTGACTGACGACATTTACGCACTCGAAGGTGCGTTCGTCGCGTCCCTCCAGTCGGTCGTTCCCGAGGCGATGATCGAACCGGCGTCGATCCTCTATATGTTCGGCTTTCCGTACCTGCTCGCGACGGCGCCGATACTCTACGCGACCCTCCCCTCGCTTCGTCGACTCAAGGAACTGCTGATCGCATACCTGCTCAACTACGTCGTCGGCGGCATGCTCATGTACACGCTGTTCGTCGCGTACGGACCGCGAAATTACCTCGATTCTGTACAGGGACTCATGTACGACTTCTACCCCGAGACGCAGGAACTGACCGCGGCTATCGCGGACAACACGAACGTCTTCCCGTCGCTCCACACGTCGCTTTCGGTCGTCGTTCTGCTGTTCGCGTGGCGGACCCGCAAACAGTTCCCCCGGTGGTCCGTCCTCTCTTCTCTCGTCGCCAGCGGCGTCGTCTTCTCGACGATGTACCTGGGGATTCACTGGGTGATCGACGTCGTCGCGGGGATCGTCCTCGCGCTCTGGAGCGTCGTCACGGCGGAGCGGGTCGTCGATCGGGTCGAAGGCGACCGGAAGCGCCGGACGACGGATCGGGACGTCGCCATCGGCTCCGACGTCGACGTGGGCGATTGACCGCCGGTCGAGCGCGAGTCGCGTCTTCCAACGCGGCCCACGCCGCGAGGACTCCGCTCCGCGTCCGAAACGCCACGAGATCCCTTCATCGACCCCCGTCGAGCGCTCTCGTCGTCTCGTTTCCGATCCAAAAGGGGACGCTTAAGTGCGTTCGTCGGATAACGACGGGTACTATGGCAAACGGCAAATACGCCGCGCGGAAGCTGAAGAAGGACCGCCAGACACAGCGGTGGTCCGACTCGGACTACGCGCGACGCGCTCGTGGCCTTCGCGAGAAGTCGGACCCGCTCGAGGGTGCGCCGCAGGCCCGCGGCATCGTCTTAGAGAAGATCGGCATCGAGGCGAAACAGCCCAACTCGGCCATCCGAAAGTGTGTCCGGGTCCAGCTCATCAAGAACGGCAAGCAGGTCTCGGCGTTCTGTCCCGGCGACGGCGCGATCAGCTTCATCGACGAGCACGACGAGGTCACCATCGCCGGCATCGGTGGGGCGAAGGGTCGTGCGATGGGTGACATCTCCGGTGTCAACTACAAGGTCGAGAAGGTAAACGGTGTCTCGCTCATCGAACTGGTCCGCGGGAACGCGGAGAAACCGGTGCGATAACCATGAGCGCCGACGACCAACCCGAACCCGACGCACCCGCTGGCGGCGAGGAATCGGACCTCTCCGCGAAGCTCTTCGGCCGCTGGGAGATCGCCGAGATCGAGTACAACGACCCCTCGACCAAGCGTTACATCTCCGTGACGCCCGTGGCCCACACCGCGGGTCGCCACGCCTCGAAGCAGTTCCAGAAGTCAGAGATCTCCATCGTCGAGCGATTCATCAATCGCCTGATGCAGACCGAGGAGAATACCGGCAAGAAACAGCAGACGCTCAACCTCGTCCGCGAGGCGTTCGAACTGATCTACGAGCGTACCGACGAGAACCCGATCCAGATCCTCGTCACCGCCGTGGAGAACGCCGCGCCGCGCGAGGAGACGGTTCGCCTGAAGTACGGCGGCATCTCGGTCCCGAAGGCAGTCGACGTCGCCCCCCAGCGCCGCGTCGACCAGGCCCTGAAGTTCCTGGCCGAGGGCGTCCAGAGCGCCTCGTTCAAGTCGCCCACCTCTGCCGAGGAGGCCATCGCGAACCAGCTCGTCGGCGCCGCCGAGGGCGACGTCGGCACCTACGCCGTCGGACAGAAAGAGGAGAAAGAGCGCGTCGCTGCCGCCGCGAGATAACGTACGCTTCGCGATTTTCTGTCGTATTCCTTCGACCGCGACGAGGAGAGCGATCGCCGACGGCGTGGACCGTATCGCTCAGTCCGACTGCTCTGCGAGCCGGGCGTACGCGTCCCATGACGGGTCTACGTGCGGATGCTCGAGTCGGTCGCCGTCGACCATCACGCCCGTCCCGTCCTCGACGCGGCCGATCTCGGCCACCGGCGTTCCCCGGTCCGTGAGCGCGTCTCGGACGGCGTCCACACCGTCCGGCTCGACGGCGATCACGAGTGAGCCACAACTGGTCGCCGCCCAGGGGTCGATCTCCAGGTGGTGACAGACCGCGGCGACGCCGGGGCGCATCGGGACGGCCTCGCGTTCGACCGAGAAGCGAGCATTTGCGCCGTCGGCCATCTCGTTCAACGCGCCGGCGAGGCCACCTTCGGTGACGTCGTGCATGGCTCGCACGGGGCCCGCCGCGGCAGCGGTGAGGGCGTCACGGACGCTGAATACCTCTTCGAGGCGATTCTGGGCCGCTGCGACGGTCTCGGCCGGGAGATCGAGTTGTTCTGGAAAGCACGTACTCAGGAGTCCGACCGCCTCCGCGGCGGGTCCCGACGTCAACAGGAGTCTGTCTCCCGCTCGCGCACCGTCCGGGCGGACGATATCGTCGTGATCGCCGACCCCCATCGCCGTCGCCGCGCCAATCCACGGGTAGGAGACGTCGCCGTATCGTGCGGTGTGGCCGGTCACGACCGACACGCCGAGGTCGACGCACTCGGCGTGGATTTCCTCCCACACGGTCGCGAACGAGTCGTCGGTCATCGACGCCGGCAGGGTGAAACAGATCGAGAGGTGCGTCGGCGGGACGCCGCTTACCGCGACGTCCGCGAGGACGACGTCGAGCGCGAACCGGGCCGCCCGCTCGTAACCGAGATCGGGCAGGATCGAGAGCGGGTCGGTCGCGGTCACGAGCGCCCGGCCGTCGACGTCGACGACGCCGAAGTCGACGCCGTGTGCCGGTCCGAGAGCGACGTCTGTTCGGTCGGCGCCGAGGTTCGACGCGATGTAACGCTCGAAGAACGGTCGGTCGATCTTTCCGAGGTCGGACACGACTGGGACGTCGGCTACCGTCGGCTTAGCGATGGGGGTTTCCGCCGCCTCGATGTGAGGCCCCGGCGGCGCCGTTCGGCGTGGCGAATCTAACCCGGACGAGCGGTCGCAGCCGGGTGAACCGGCTCAGGGGTTCGGACCGACGATCGTCACGACGATGCCCGGAATATGCAGTACCGGACGGGAAGTCAGGCAACGTCGGCACCGAGGCAGTCGTTCGGTGTCATCCTGGCCGTGTTGTTCTCGTGCGACCATCGGACCGTCGTCGCGTTCGTCGCCTGCTCCTTCGCCGTTCGGATCGTCTGTATCTTCACCTTTCGTATCGGCAGACGCGGATGCGGTACCGGTCTCGGGTTCGTCCCGTCGTGCGTCGAGTGGTGGCCGGCCCTGCCAGTTCGACCGCCCCGGAGCGCCCCAATCTATACGTCGTATTCGACCGAACCTGGCGGTATGTCCGACGACGGGCCCTCGTACGGCCGGGAGCGATTGATCGAAGTCTATACCCAGGGGATGCTGGCCGACGAACGGCCTTCGATCCCGCCGCGCTTCGACGATCTGGAGGCGGCCGCCCGCGAGGCGCTCGACCCGGACGCCTACGCGTACGTCGCGGGGAGCGCCGGCGCCGAACGGACCGATGCGGCGAACCGAGCGGCGTTCTCTACCTGGCGGCTCGTCCCCCGAATGCTTCGTGACGTCGCCGATCGCGACCTGACGGTGTCGCTGTTCGGAACCGAGTACCCGGCGCCGGTCGGCCTGGCGCCGATCGGCGTCCAGTCCATCATACACGACGAGGGCGAACTGGCGTCCGCTCGCGCGGCCGCCGACCTCGGCCTCCCGTTCGTCTCGAGTTCGGCGGCCTCGGAACCGATGGAGGACGTCGCCGACGCCGTCGGTGACGGCCCGGCCTGGTTTCAGCTCTACTGGAGTTCGAACCGGGACCTGACGGCGAGCTTCGTCGATCGAGCCGAGCGCGCGGGCTACGACGCGCTCGTCGTGACCGTCGATACGCCGATCATCAGCTGGCGCGAGCGAGACGTCGAGCGGGGCTACCTGCCCTTCCTCGACGCGGAGGGCGTCGGGAACTACTTCTCGGACCCCGTTTTCGAGGAACTGCTGGGGCAGGACCCCGTAGAAAACGTGGGTGCGGCGGTCATGCAGTTCGTCGACGTCTTCGGCGACGCGTCGCTCACCTGGGAGGATCTCGCGTGGCTTCGTGACCTGACCGACCTGCCGATTATCGTGAAGGGGATCGTCCACCCCGAGGACGCCGAACTGGCCGTCGAATCTGGTGCCGACGGCGTGGTCGTCTCGAACCACGGAGGCCGGCAGGTCGACAACGCCCTGCCGGCGATCGAAGCGCTCCCCGCTGTGGTCGACCACCTCGAAGCGGTGGGCGACGGCGACGTGCCCGTCTGCTTCGACAGGGGCATCCGGCGCGGCGCCGACGCCGTGACCGCGCTGGCGCTCGGTGCCGAGCTGGTCTTCCTCGGACGGCCGTACGTATACGGACTGGCGATCGACGGCGAGGACGGCGTCCGCGAGGTCTGCCGGAACTTCCTGGCGGACCTCGATCTGACGATGGGGCTCTCGGGGTGTTCGAGCGTCTCGGAACTCGACCGATCGATGCTGGTTCGGAGGGGTGAGGTGCCGTTCGGGGACGGTACCTAGTCCGCCGCCGGTCCGTCCCCGTCGACGTACGACCGGGTCGCCGCCTAACGCTAACCGCTTGTCGAATCAATTCTTTGTCACCGCTGCCTCCCACGATCTGTAAGTGCTAGTCTCGAGTTCCATCCAGCTAATCGAGTGCCTGCTCCACTCGTGTGTGAAACGTGAGCCGATCCGCTCGTACCAGTAGCGTGGCCGTTTTCGAAGTGATGTGGATTGGCCTTCAATTTCGGACCGAGGGGAGACGGCGATGGGCGGGCAATCGCCGTCCGCTCTAGGGTATCGGCATCTGCCCGATGAACAGGGGCGTCTCTTCGAGGTATCCCTGCGGTTGCACCGCCACGAAGACTACAACGTCGCATCAATCGACTTCGCGCTCAATGAACGCATCGCCGAACACTCCGATGGCGAGAGCCGGATTCAGCCGACAATGGGGCGCCGGTCTCCGTCATATTTCTCGTACCACAGGAATAGCCGTCGCCCACCTCCAATACGGAGGTGCTATCGTAACAGATTGAAAAAATTACTTATACTAAACACAGTATGATATGCTGTGAGTAGAGGTCATATTACGTTTCAATCGTTGGTTCGATCTTCCGTCCAGGTAGCGCTCCTCTGACAACTCGCAGACGAACAGGCATCGGTATCCGAACTGGAGTCGACTGTCGGTGCGACGCGACGAACGGTGTTGGGAAATCTGAACCGACTCGAAGCCGATTGGTGGGTTGGACAGTTGAACGATCGATATTATCTCAATTCTATCGTGAAGTTTTTCGTCGACGACCACGCGGCATCTCTCGAGCGTGCAGAACCAATCCAAGAACTCGTTTCCCAGTTCGATTCGATACATCCGGCGCTCGCAGTGACACTCGTCGATGGTAGCGCCATCGAGGTCACAGCCTCGCCGCTCGTGACCGTCCCAATAGCCACTCTCGTACGCTCCGTTTGGATCGTCGGACCGCTCCTGATTGGAGACGCCGTCTTCCGTCGGGAGGTTATCCACACGTGAGTAACGGAACCGATCGAAACGGCAATCCCGACGACAGCGTGCCCCGTGCGGTATTTGCCTTCGTGTTGAAGGAACTCCGCCATTTCCGCCGATCGTGGGGGGTAGTACTCGTCGTTGTCTATCTCGCCGTCTCGGTTCGTCGGATCGCACGTGGCGTGACTCCGCCAGCGGGGACCAGCCAGGGCGGCAGATACAGCACCTACACGTATCTCGACGTTCCCGAAACGTTCGACGCCGTATACGCCGTGTATGGGTTCACGAGCCCCTCCTGGCACGTAAATTCGTTGTTGTTTTTGGTGCCATTGATCGGACTGCTACTCGGGTACGGGACGATTGCGACCGAGCGCGAAACCGGCCAGTTGTTCACGTCGTTGTCGCTCCCGTCTCCGCGCAGTACAGTACTGTACGGGACGTACTTCGGACGGGCAATCGTACTCGCTTGTGCGATCGGTGTCGTGCTAGCCGTCGGGTGGATCTCCATCACGAATCGGTTCGAAACGGTGTCCGTGTGGCGATACCTGGTTTTCTCACTCGCGACGATCGGGTACGGACTCGTTTGGCTGAGCATCGGAGTCGCAATCTCGGCAGTGTTCTCGACGGCCCGGCGGGCGGCTGCGGGTGTCTTCGTCGCGTTCGGCTACCAGCTCCTTCCAGTACACGAAGTCGTTCTCGGACTCTCACCCCTGTATCCGTACTATCACGTGATCGACCCTCGACAAGCGTATCTCGTCCTCGTCGCCGCTCCGTACGACCATTTGATTCCGAAAACGCACGTCGACGCCGTACTCGGGAGCGGCGGTTTCGGATCGTACCAGATGTCCACCGAATTCGCGGCGGATGCCGTCCCCTGGTTCTTTTCGTGGCCGATCGCTGTGGCGGTACTCGCCCTCTGGATCGCCTTCCCGCTGTGGTTCGCCTGTAACCAGCTCGACCGACTAGAACGTACGTCCAATTCATGACCGATTCCTCAGATTCGACCGCGAAGAACTCGAAAACGCCACACGGACGTTTGGCGTCGTGGCTGCACCCGACGACCTGGATTTCGATCTGACGATGCGGCTTTTTGGCGGTCGAGCGTCTCGGAACTCGACCGATCGATGCTGGTTCGGACGAGTGAGGTACTGGAGGGAGTTAGTAGGGTGATCGAATTGGTGGCAAATCTCCGGCTGCCTGCGATTCTCGTCGATTCAGGTGTTTCTTCGACTCCCAGTGATCCTGCACTCGCCCTTATTTTCCTCCTCAGTCAGTCCTCTCATTCAGCTGTTTCGTCGTTCGGGTGGAACAGTTGGTGTATCGAGCGCTGGTTGTGTTGGCTTGGATCCTTTTTCCGCCAATTTTTGAATCGATAACCACGATTATATAGTAGAAGGGAACACCTACCATTTTACATTTCTTCAATATGGGAAATATTTTAACCAATAGTATCTAATGGTCATACACCTCCATGAATGATAGCCCAGTTGGAATGTTGGTTGGGTCCCCAGTTCGGGTTCAATTGCTCGCAGAACTGGTCGAATCCGCACAAACCGTTACCGAACTCGATGCTGAGATCGACGCGACGCGGCGGACTGTGCGTAGAAATCTGAGCCAACTCGAAACCGAGGGGTGGATACGCCGGTCAGAACAGACGTATTCCGTCGTGCCTGTCGCGGAGAGCTTTATCTCCGAACTCCTCGAGTATCACGAACGCGCAGCGCGCCTTCACGAACTCGTCTGCGCTCTCGAACACATACCGACCGATCGGGTGGATGTGCCATCCGATGTATTAGTTGACTGTGAATCGGTCGTTCGACACCCTTCTGACCCTGCCGGCCCACAAGACGAAGTTCTCTCAGCCGTCAGATCCGCTTCTACCGTTTTAACTTTCGTTCCGACAGTAACGAAGCAACTCGTCGATGCGCATGAAACCGCTCTCGGAGTGGAGAACCAAGTGGAGATTATCGTGGGCTCGACTGGACTAGAGTGTATTCGGTCGTCGGACGTGATCGATCCGTCGTCCGCATTTCTCGGATCACTATACGTATACGAACACCCAATGGAGCCCGTTGGGATCGTCCGTACAGATGACCGAACGCTGCTGCTGAGTTACGATGGATACGGGACGCTGCACGCTCTCGTATCCGGTTTTCATCCCCAGTTTCAATCGTGGGGATCTGGATTTTACGAGACCGTCCGGAAGAATTCAGCTGCAGTCGACCGGACCGACGTTTGATCCGCTGTCCTGTCTGTCTCGGGTGACGAGGGGTGTCGTAATGACGGCCCGTAACGAATGACAGCAGATATCATTTAATTTGATGCTCCTCTAGTACTGAACGTCATGCAAGATGACGATCAGAATCCGTCCGGAATCGACCGCCGTTCGCTCCTTCGACGTGCAAGCACGGGCGCTGGAGTGCTGCTCGGTGTGAACAGTATCGGGACGGCTACGGCTCGGAAACGAAATTCGTGGACGTTCGATGTGGAGGTTGACGACATCACTGGACTAACGTCGGCATCGATCGAAGTACAAAAACAGGGCACTCGGGGAACAGTGATCCACAGATTCACGTACGATTCAGAGACGGTTGCCAAACTGGATCGGAGAACGGGTGCATCGTTGGCACTTGAAACGACGGATTTGTCGGCTAGACCGGCGGACAAGCAAGCGCAGACTGACGCCAGGAATGTCCCAAACGCAGAACAAACCATCAGTCCGGACGAGCTCGACCGAGCGACGGTAGCGATCGAATCGAGAGAAGCAACCATCGAGAGAAACAGGAGCAAGACAGCCGCTGGCGTAGAAAGCGACTGGGATCTAATGGCCTATGCCAATACGACTTCCCCGCGCTGTGGAACGCTTGCGGAGTCGGACGTGCTCATCGACCAGCACTTTTACTCGGGCCTCAATTACTACTTCGATGATTCGGAGCTGTCGGCCGACGGTCTTGGATCGGACTGTCCCTGGTGGATCCCAATTGAAACCGAGTGGCACCTGGGTTCGACTGGCCATGATCACGGAATGAATACTATCACCGCAGAAGCAGCGTTCTATAATGACGATTTCCCGGACCGGGGATCGGTCGATTCGGACCACTCGTATGATCTGACTGCTGGCGGGGAGTATGACATGGAAGTGGTGAACACTGGCGCCTGGTCAAGCCTTCTCCTCGAGGTGAAAAGTGATTCAGGTCTCGAAAATGTATGAATTGATAATATATTTAAGTGATGGTGTGCATAAAATAGGTATATAGGAGAATATGACTTTCAGTTCTATTGCGTCGATATTTTCAATCGAATTGAGACAGCACTATCGGTCGCGACGGACGGTGGTGACTGTCACTATCGTGACATTCGTCTGTACGAACCTCTCGTTCAACGCCCTCCGGGTCACCGACGTTGCTCGAGGGCGACAACTTGGAACACACGATCAGTTTTATCTCCGTTCAATCGGCAACGACCTCTTTTTCCCTGTCATGGCGTCGGTGTCGACCCTCCAGCTCTTTCTCGTCTGTTTCGCAACGCTTCTCGGTGCCGGGACGATCGTCGGTGGCCGTGAGGACGGAACGCTTCGAACGCATCAGTCGTTGCCCGTCGGTCGACGAGCGGTATTTCTCGGCCACGTTCTCGCCCGTCTGACGGTCGTGGCGACCGTGCTCGCCATCGTCTACGGTCTCACACTCGTCCAGGCATACCGGAGCGGCCTCACCCCGTCGCTGACGACCGGAGTTACCTTTATCGGCGTCGTGGTCGTCCACTTGGCCGGCTTCGTCGTCGTCGGTGTCGCGCTGTCGACGATTCGACGCCGGCGCAGCGTCGTCTTCGCTGCGGCGCTGGTGGCCGCGGTCGGACTGTTGCTGGTGTCACTTCCGCTTTCGATGGTTTCTCCTCGGCTGACCCTCATCGGTCCTGGGCCAATTTTCAGTACGCTGGTCGCCAGCCTTGACGATCGCGTGTACACAGCATTTCAGGTCGCACACGGGGGCGGAAGTACTGCCGTTAATTTC comes from the Halovivax cerinus genome and includes:
- a CDS encoding alpha-hydroxy-acid oxidizing protein; this translates as MSDDGPSYGRERLIEVYTQGMLADERPSIPPRFDDLEAAAREALDPDAYAYVAGSAGAERTDAANRAAFSTWRLVPRMLRDVADRDLTVSLFGTEYPAPVGLAPIGVQSIIHDEGELASARAAADLGLPFVSSSAASEPMEDVADAVGDGPAWFQLYWSSNRDLTASFVDRAERAGYDALVVTVDTPIISWRERDVERGYLPFLDAEGVGNYFSDPVFEELLGQDPVENVGAAVMQFVDVFGDASLTWEDLAWLRDLTDLPIIVKGIVHPEDAELAVESGADGVVVSNHGGRQVDNALPAIEALPAVVDHLEAVGDGDVPVCFDRGIRRGADAVTALALGAELVFLGRPYVYGLAIDGEDGVREVCRNFLADLDLTMGLSGCSSVSELDRSMLVRRGEVPFGDGT
- a CDS encoding ABC transporter permease, whose amino-acid sequence is MTFSSIASIFSIELRQHYRSRRTVVTVTIVTFVCTNLSFNALRVTDVARGRQLGTHDQFYLRSIGNDLFFPVMASVSTLQLFLVCFATLLGAGTIVGGREDGTLRTHQSLPVGRRAVFLGHVLARLTVVATVLAIVYGLTLVQAYRSGLTPSLTTGVTFIGVVVVHLAGFVVVGVALSTIRRRRSVVFAAALVAAVGLLLVSLPLSMVSPRLTLIGPGPIFSTLVASLDDRVYTAFQVAHGGGSTAVNFTVVEIPFYASTSAALLSQALWIVIPTVSGLIRYERCDIN
- a CDS encoding helix-turn-helix transcriptional regulator, with product MNDSPVGMLVGSPVRVQLLAELVESAQTVTELDAEIDATRRTVRRNLSQLETEGWIRRSEQTYSVVPVAESFISELLEYHERAARLHELVCALEHIPTDRVDVPSDVLVDCESVVRHPSDPAGPQDEVLSAVRSASTVLTFVPTVTKQLVDAHETALGVENQVEIIVGSTGLECIRSSDVIDPSSAFLGSLYVYEHPMEPVGIVRTDDRTLLLSYDGYGTLHALVSGFHPQFQSWGSGFYETVRKNSAAVDRTDV
- a CDS encoding AIR synthase family protein; protein product: MSDLGKIDRPFFERYIASNLGADRTDVALGPAHGVDFGVVDVDGRALVTATDPLSILPDLGYERAARFALDVVLADVAVSGVPPTHLSICFTLPASMTDDSFATVWEEIHAECVDLGVSVVTGHTARYGDVSYPWIGAATAMGVGDHDDIVRPDGARAGDRLLLTSGPAAEAVGLLSTCFPEQLDLPAETVAAAQNRLEEVFSVRDALTAAAAGPVRAMHDVTEGGLAGALNEMADGANARFSVEREAVPMRPGVAAVCHHLEIDPWAATSCGSLVIAVEPDGVDAVRDALTDRGTPVAEIGRVEDGTGVMVDGDRLEHPHVDPSWDAYARLAEQSD
- a CDS encoding ABC transporter permease, translated to MLKELRHFRRSWGVVLVVVYLAVSVRRIARGVTPPAGTSQGGRYSTYTYLDVPETFDAVYAVYGFTSPSWHVNSLLFLVPLIGLLLGYGTIATERETGQLFTSLSLPSPRSTVLYGTYFGRAIVLACAIGVVLAVGWISITNRFETVSVWRYLVFSLATIGYGLVWLSIGVAISAVFSTARRAAAGVFVAFGYQLLPVHEVVLGLSPLYPYYHVIDPRQAYLVLVAAPYDHLIPKTHVDAVLGSGGFGSYQMSTEFAADAVPWFFSWPIAVAVLALWIAFPLWFACNQLDRLERTSNS